The region TAAGAATCACCAAAATAGTCGCGTAGTGTGATAGGAAGCTTATTTCTTGAAGTAGAAATAGATCTTTCAAGATGATTCAATCTAGCACAAACTTCTCTATGACCTATCACTCGAGCCTCGAGTGTAAATCTCTTACAAACTCGATCATTTGCATCTATTGCATATTTCATGAATTTTTCTTCCACATACCATCTATTATGACTAGCTCCCATAATGAGCCATGCTAGTAAAATATGTGCTTTAAGACCTACATCATTTAAAGAAATATAGAATTTTTCCAATTTACTTGCTATCACATCACATTTCGTAAAATCGTGTGAAATTTTTCTTACCCAAGATGCGTAAACAGTAGCAAATCGGATGGCAATGTCAGGGAAGATTAAAATATTTTCTATCGTCTCATTAGATAATTCATTAAAAATATAATAGGAGTCATCATCATAGATATCATCCTCCAAATAATTAACTATTTTCTGAAGAGTGTATTCATCATATACAGGAGTATTTAGTAAATATTCTCTGAAATTTAATGCTGACTGTGATACATCAAGATCATCGTCGCTATCAGATAAGCTTTCGACTAAAACCTCTCGCAAATCACTAACATTACTAAATCTCTGAGCTGGATTTTGTCTTGTGCAAATTTCAATGATATCAGCAACTCTTGAGTTAGGATCACTAATAGTCTGACAAGGTACTCTCGATCTAGTACCAAAGAGATCATGTAAAATACACCCAAAAGAATAAATATCAGTGGCCTTAGTTGCATTACGTAACTCTTCAACAATCTCTGGAGCTGTATAAAAATCACTGCCCATTCGAAGTCCAGTTTGAGTTAATGCCGAAATTTGCGTGTCTTTTAGTGACACTAATCCAAAATCACTAATTACATAGTTATCACCTAAACGTAAAATATTTTGAGGCTTTAAATCTCTATGTAAAATATCGAGTGAATGTAGCTCCTCTAAACCAGCAAGAATATCTAATAAAGCAACTAGAGCATCTTTAATATTTGCTTTTAAATAAGATATATCATCAGCTAATGAACTATCAGCTAATGGCATAATGTAAGACGGAGGATTTGTTTGTAAATCTGAATCCAAGATAGGCATAATATTGGCGTGATTGATGCCTGATAAAATACTCACTTCTCGAATGAATCGCTTACGGACATTATCAATTAATGACATTTCCAAAGAAGTCTGAGGGCGGAAAGTTTTCTTTGCCGCTTGTGATCCATCTAGGTACTCAATTAAGTTAACTTGACCAAACCCACCACAACCAATTTCTTCTAAAACTCTATACATATTATTAATTTATAAAGACTGATTTGCTAAAAATTATAGCTTAAATTATTTAAACTTTATAAAAATTTTTAGAACTGAAATATCGATATTTAACATAAAATCTCTTATATGAAATTTAGAACTTATCCCTTAAAAAGATCATTAAAAAGCTCTTTATCTTTCTGTCTATTTTCTTCTGTCTTACTTTCCGCACTTAAAAACTGCTCAAAATCAGCCCATTGATGTTTAAAAGATTCATCATTTTTAAATTTATTCAAAACCCAAGCGCCAAGCAAAATTTTCCGTCTAGTTTCATTTTT is a window of Acinetobacter sp. 10FS3-1 DNA encoding:
- a CDS encoding serine/threonine-protein kinase, whose amino-acid sequence is MYRVLEEIGCGGFGQVNLIEYLDGSQAAKKTFRPQTSLEMSLIDNVRKRFIREVSILSGINHANIMPILDSDLQTNPPSYIMPLADSSLADDISYLKANIKDALVALLDILAGLEELHSLDILHRDLKPQNILRLGDNYVISDFGLVSLKDTQISALTQTGLRMGSDFYTAPEIVEELRNATKATDIYSFGCILHDLFGTRSRVPCQTISDPNSRVADIIEICTRQNPAQRFSNVSDLREVLVESLSDSDDDLDVSQSALNFREYLLNTPVYDEYTLQKIVNYLEDDIYDDDSYYIFNELSNETIENILIFPDIAIRFATVYASWVRKISHDFTKCDVIASKLEKFYISLNDVGLKAHILLAWLIMGASHNRWYVEEKFMKYAIDANDRVCKRFTLEARVIGHREVCARLNHLERSISTSRNKLPITLRDYFGDS